A single window of Modestobacter italicus DNA harbors:
- a CDS encoding amidohydrolase family protein: protein MDLDALVAIDVHTHVHADTHGHLALDDELNDAAAKYFKGDPYNPTVPDIAADYRAKNMAAVVFTVDIEHATGHPALSNEEIADLAAEHPDVLIPFGSVDPARGSKGIALARRLVEQHGVRGFKFHPSIQAFEPNDRAVYPLYEELQALGVPALFHTGQTGIGAGLPGGRGIKLRYSDPMLLDDVAADFPGLTIIMAHPSVPWQDAAISVATHKANAYIDLSGWSPKYFPPQLVKAANGLLKRKVLFGSDYPLLRPERWMADFEQLDIKPEVKPLIMKENAIVALGLR, encoded by the coding sequence CTGGACCTCGACGCCCTGGTCGCGATCGACGTGCACACGCACGTGCACGCCGACACCCACGGCCACCTGGCGCTCGACGACGAGCTCAACGACGCGGCCGCCAAGTACTTCAAGGGCGACCCGTACAACCCGACCGTGCCGGACATCGCCGCCGACTACCGGGCCAAGAACATGGCCGCCGTCGTCTTCACCGTCGACATCGAGCACGCCACCGGGCACCCGGCGCTGTCCAACGAGGAGATCGCCGACCTCGCCGCCGAGCACCCCGACGTGCTCATCCCCTTCGGCTCGGTCGACCCGGCGCGGGGCAGCAAGGGCATCGCGCTGGCCCGCAGGCTCGTCGAGCAGCACGGGGTCCGCGGGTTCAAGTTCCACCCGAGCATCCAGGCCTTCGAGCCCAACGACCGGGCGGTCTACCCGCTGTACGAGGAGCTGCAGGCCCTCGGCGTCCCGGCGCTGTTCCACACCGGCCAGACCGGCATCGGCGCGGGGCTGCCCGGCGGCCGCGGGATCAAGCTGCGGTACTCCGACCCGATGCTGCTCGACGACGTCGCCGCCGACTTCCCGGGCCTGACGATCATCATGGCGCACCCCTCGGTGCCCTGGCAGGACGCGGCGATCTCGGTGGCCACCCACAAGGCCAACGCCTACATCGACCTGTCCGGCTGGTCGCCGAAGTACTTCCCGCCGCAGCTGGTCAAGGCCGCGAACGGGCTGCTCAAGCGCAAGGTGCTGTTCGGCTCGGACTACCCGCTGCTGCGCCCCGAGCGCTGGATGGCCGACTTCGAGCAGCTGGACATCAAGCCCGAGGTCAAGCCGCTGATCATGAAGGAGAACGCGATCGTGGCCCTGGGACTGCGGTGA
- a CDS encoding SDR family NAD(P)-dependent oxidoreductase: MDLTGKVAVVTGSGRGLGLAYATELARRGAAVVVNDVEAAVADAAVASITQAGGNAVAEVVPVGTSEAAQALVDRAVGEFGRLDVLVNNAGILRDTTLWKMTDEQFDAVITTHLRGTFTCTRAAAIRMREQGEGGRIICVGSPTGQVGNFGQTNYAAAKAGIVGMVRTWAMELARAQITVNAVVPVAATAMTETVPFVQPYIELLKKGEPLPAFARQEMGFGTPEDAAGLVAFLASDAAAGITGQAVGIGGDRLALWSHPSEVVVEFADGTGWSADAIAEVWPKSFEGSLQTVGQQLPEPPK; this comes from the coding sequence GTGGACCTGACCGGCAAGGTCGCCGTCGTCACCGGATCCGGGCGGGGCCTCGGCCTCGCCTACGCCACCGAGCTGGCCCGCCGCGGCGCCGCGGTCGTGGTCAACGACGTCGAGGCGGCGGTCGCCGACGCAGCGGTCGCCTCGATCACCCAGGCCGGCGGCAACGCCGTGGCCGAGGTCGTCCCCGTCGGCACCAGCGAGGCCGCGCAGGCGCTGGTCGACCGGGCGGTGGGCGAGTTCGGCCGGCTCGACGTCCTGGTCAACAACGCCGGCATCCTGCGCGACACCACGCTGTGGAAGATGACCGACGAGCAGTTCGACGCGGTCATCACCACCCACCTGCGCGGGACGTTCACCTGCACCCGGGCGGCGGCCATCCGGATGCGGGAGCAGGGCGAGGGCGGGCGGATCATCTGCGTCGGGTCCCCCACCGGCCAGGTCGGCAACTTCGGCCAGACCAACTACGCCGCCGCCAAGGCCGGGATCGTCGGCATGGTCCGCACCTGGGCGATGGAGCTGGCCCGCGCGCAGATCACCGTCAACGCGGTCGTCCCGGTGGCCGCCACCGCGATGACCGAGACCGTCCCCTTCGTGCAGCCCTACATCGAGCTGCTGAAGAAGGGCGAGCCGCTGCCGGCCTTCGCCCGCCAGGAGATGGGCTTCGGCACGCCGGAGGACGCCGCCGGGCTGGTCGCCTTCCTGGCCTCCGACGCCGCCGCCGGGATCACCGGGCAGGCGGTCGGCATCGGCGGTGACCGGCTCGCGCTCTGGTCGCACCCGTCCGAGGTGGTGGTCGAGTTCGCCGACGGCACCGGCTGGTCCGCCGACGCCATCGCCGAGGTCTGGCCGAAGTCGTTCGAGGGCTCGCTGCAGACCGTGGGCCAGCAGCTGCCGGAGCCGCCGAAGTGA
- a CDS encoding MarR family winged helix-turn-helix transcriptional regulator: protein MGQPLADDLGFLLSRASGQVVRATNAALAEHGLRVRTYSVLVLACEAADGLSQRELATVLGLDPSQVVLLVDELAAAGLVERQAAEADRRTRLVVPTAEGRRARDAAGQAADAAVETPLGLLGDAERDRLRDMLTRIWTATG, encoded by the coding sequence ATGGGTCAGCCCCTGGCCGACGACCTGGGATTCCTGCTCTCCCGCGCCAGCGGGCAGGTCGTGCGGGCGACGAACGCCGCCCTGGCCGAGCACGGGCTGCGGGTGCGGACCTACTCGGTGCTGGTGCTGGCCTGCGAGGCCGCCGACGGGCTCAGCCAGCGCGAGCTGGCCACCGTGCTCGGCCTGGACCCCTCCCAGGTGGTGCTGCTGGTCGACGAACTGGCCGCCGCCGGGCTGGTGGAGCGGCAGGCGGCCGAGGCCGACCGGCGCACCCGGCTCGTGGTGCCCACGGCCGAGGGCCGGCGGGCCCGCGACGCCGCCGGCCAGGCGGCCGACGCCGCCGTCGAGACCCCCCTCGGCCTGCTCGGGGACGCCGAGCGCGACCGGCTGCGGGACATGCTCACCCGCATCTGGACCGCCACCGGCTGA
- a CDS encoding PaaX family transcriptional regulator, producing the protein MSALPAEEVGEPSASHGAHRPQSLLLSFFGALVVDADLPPLPSVTLLDLLADLGVTEAAARATLKRMTQRGLLTRGQVGRTAEYALTPLAEDVLRRATERVTSPAPFEHPEGEWTLLSYSVPESRRDLRHRVRSRLTWAGFGGLRDGLWIAPGTVDVVAVLGRSDLADVAGLADAFAARPLPGTDVHRLVHRAWDVPAVRAAHTWFIDTWSRPPRVAGSLAQLTLLGADWLSLLRTDPGLPASQLGPAWPAAVSSTVYRRVFDGLAPAARAALERSLRTHGH; encoded by the coding sequence ATGAGCGCACTGCCGGCCGAGGAGGTCGGGGAACCGTCGGCGTCGCACGGCGCGCACCGGCCCCAGTCGCTGCTGCTCAGCTTCTTCGGCGCGCTCGTGGTGGACGCCGACCTGCCGCCGCTGCCCTCGGTCACCCTGCTCGACCTGCTGGCCGACCTCGGGGTCACCGAGGCGGCGGCACGCGCCACCCTGAAGCGGATGACCCAGCGCGGGTTGCTCACCCGGGGGCAGGTCGGCCGGACGGCGGAGTACGCCCTCACCCCGCTCGCCGAGGACGTGCTGCGCCGGGCCACCGAGCGGGTGACCTCGCCGGCGCCGTTCGAGCACCCCGAGGGCGAGTGGACACTGCTCAGCTACTCGGTGCCCGAGAGCCGCCGCGACCTGCGGCACCGGGTCCGCTCGCGGCTGACCTGGGCCGGGTTCGGCGGCCTGCGGGACGGGCTGTGGATCGCCCCCGGGACGGTCGACGTCGTCGCCGTCCTGGGCCGGTCCGACCTGGCCGACGTCGCCGGCCTGGCCGACGCCTTCGCCGCCCGGCCGCTGCCGGGGACCGACGTGCACCGGCTGGTGCACCGGGCCTGGGACGTGCCGGCCGTCCGCGCCGCGCACACCTGGTTCATCGACACCTGGAGCCGCCCGCCCCGGGTCGCCGGGTCGCTGGCCCAGCTCACCCTGCTCGGCGCCGACTGGCTCTCCCTGCTGCGCACCGACCCCGGGCTGCCCGCCTCCCAGCTGGGCCCGGCCTGGCCCGCCGCGGTCAGCAGCACCGTCTACCGGCGGGTCTTCGACGGCCTCGCCCCCGCCGCCCGCGCCGCCCTGGAACGCAGCCTCCGCACCCACGGCCACTGA
- a CDS encoding ATP-binding cassette domain-containing protein — translation MSPPLLSVEHLDVVYDGTISALSDVSLTVDEGQVVAVLGSNGAGKTSLLRAISRALEPYGGTVTGGTVRFAGEDLAGLDTAAVVGRGLVQVPEGRRVFRDLTVEENLRAGGYTVRDTKARAEARDRVFDLFPILAERRAQPGGLLSGGQQQMLAMGRALMVSPRLLLLDEPSLGLAPLLVDQIGEIVTEINRQGTAVLLIEQNAVMGLRVADAASVLEVGRVTAAGSAAELAASDEVQERYLGVAVPVVATEPVDVAEPEIPTAEPPQQLRVEGLTVRFGGITALSDVSFTVEPGTVHALIGPNGAGKSTLVNVLGGAYRATEGTVHYGDQELTALPAHRVAGLGVARTFQNISLALEDTVEDNLLVGRHRLMRSGVVSGAWRTPRVRREEREHRETVAGIAELLGIGHLLRTPVHTLAYGDRKRVEMGRALAARPSLLLLDEPVAGMTHGESQDMADTIRQVRRDLGLSIVLVEHDMPFVMGLAEQVTVLDFGKKIAEGTPAEVQRDPEVVRAYLGAAAA, via the coding sequence ATGTCCCCGCCCCTGCTGTCCGTCGAGCACCTCGACGTCGTCTACGACGGCACCATCAGCGCGCTGTCCGACGTCTCGCTGACCGTGGACGAGGGCCAGGTCGTGGCCGTCCTCGGGTCCAACGGCGCCGGCAAGACCTCCCTGCTGCGCGCGATCTCCCGGGCGCTGGAGCCCTACGGCGGCACGGTCACCGGCGGCACCGTCCGGTTCGCCGGTGAGGACCTGGCCGGCCTGGACACCGCCGCCGTCGTCGGCCGGGGGCTGGTGCAGGTGCCGGAGGGGCGCCGCGTCTTCCGCGACCTGACGGTGGAGGAGAACCTGCGGGCCGGTGGCTACACGGTGCGCGACACGAAGGCCCGGGCCGAGGCCCGCGACCGGGTGTTCGACCTCTTCCCGATCCTGGCCGAGCGGCGGGCCCAGCCCGGCGGCCTGCTCTCCGGCGGCCAGCAGCAGATGCTCGCGATGGGCCGGGCGCTGATGGTCTCGCCCCGGCTGCTGCTGCTCGACGAGCCCTCGCTGGGCCTGGCGCCGCTGCTGGTCGACCAGATCGGCGAGATCGTCACCGAGATCAACCGGCAGGGCACCGCGGTGCTGCTGATCGAGCAGAACGCGGTGATGGGCCTGCGTGTCGCCGACGCCGCCTCGGTGCTCGAGGTCGGCCGGGTCACCGCCGCCGGGTCCGCCGCGGAGCTCGCGGCCAGCGACGAGGTGCAGGAGCGGTACCTGGGGGTCGCCGTTCCGGTCGTGGCCACCGAGCCCGTCGATGTGGCCGAACCGGAGATCCCGACCGCCGAGCCGCCGCAGCAGCTGCGCGTCGAGGGGCTGACCGTCCGGTTCGGTGGCATCACCGCGCTGTCCGACGTGAGCTTCACCGTCGAGCCGGGCACCGTGCACGCCCTCATCGGACCCAACGGGGCCGGCAAGTCCACCCTGGTCAACGTCCTCGGCGGGGCCTACCGGGCCACCGAGGGCACGGTCCACTACGGCGACCAGGAGCTCACCGCGCTGCCGGCGCACCGGGTGGCCGGGCTCGGCGTGGCCCGCACGTTCCAGAACATCTCCCTCGCCCTCGAGGACACCGTCGAGGACAACCTGCTGGTCGGTCGGCACCGGCTGATGCGGTCCGGCGTGGTCTCGGGCGCCTGGCGCACGCCGCGGGTGCGCCGCGAGGAGCGCGAGCACCGGGAGACCGTCGCCGGCATCGCCGAGCTGCTCGGCATCGGCCACCTGCTCCGCACCCCGGTGCACACGCTGGCCTACGGCGACCGCAAGCGGGTGGAGATGGGCCGGGCGCTGGCCGCCCGCCCCTCGCTGCTGCTGCTGGACGAGCCGGTGGCCGGGATGACCCACGGGGAGTCGCAGGACATGGCCGACACCATCCGCCAGGTCCGCCGCGACCTCGGCCTGTCGATCGTGCTGGTCGAGCACGACATGCCCTTCGTCATGGGCCTGGCCGAGCAGGTCACCGTCCTGGACTTCGGCAAGAAGATCGCCGAGGGCACGCCGGCCGAGGTGCAGCGCGACCCGGAGGTCGTCCGGGCCTACCTGGGGGCGGCTGCGGCATGA
- a CDS encoding branched-chain amino acid ABC transporter permease, producing the protein MSYFLEQVLNGLSYGLVLSLIAAGFAIVFTSTGVLNFAHGAVVLLGAYLVAVLHTSIGFWPAVLVAMAGAAVGGVLINALLVRHLADKNAGTAAILMLGVDIVLLTELTRRIGNQVLTLGAPWGASVVRIGDVSLPTGRVIAAGVTVVAFAALWYLFSRTDLGVGMRAAAADGPTASLMGIRLSRTAATGWALAGVLAAVAGVFLTSFPAPGVAPTVALSAFAAIPAWVLGGFDSVPGAVVGGLIIGLTSALVTGYEGDLAGVVGTGFGEVAPYVVMIVVLLVRPSGLLGSKEAVRV; encoded by the coding sequence ATGAGCTACTTCCTCGAGCAGGTCCTGAACGGGCTGTCCTACGGCTTGGTGCTGAGCCTGATCGCCGCGGGCTTCGCGATCGTCTTCACCTCCACCGGGGTGCTCAACTTCGCGCACGGCGCGGTGGTGCTGCTCGGCGCCTACCTCGTCGCGGTGCTGCACACGAGCATCGGCTTCTGGCCGGCGGTGCTCGTCGCCATGGCCGGGGCCGCCGTGGGCGGGGTGCTCATCAACGCCCTGCTGGTGCGCCACCTGGCCGACAAGAACGCCGGCACCGCGGCGATCCTGATGCTGGGCGTCGACATCGTGCTGCTCACCGAGCTGACCCGGCGGATCGGCAACCAGGTGCTCACCCTCGGCGCACCGTGGGGTGCCTCGGTGGTCCGGATCGGGGACGTCTCGCTGCCCACCGGCCGGGTGATCGCGGCCGGCGTCACCGTGGTCGCCTTCGCCGCCCTCTGGTACCTCTTCTCCCGCACCGACCTGGGCGTCGGCATGCGCGCCGCGGCCGCCGACGGGCCGACCGCCTCGCTGATGGGCATCCGGCTCTCCCGCACCGCGGCGACCGGCTGGGCCCTGGCCGGGGTGCTCGCCGCCGTCGCCGGCGTCTTCCTCACCTCCTTCCCCGCACCCGGGGTGGCCCCGACCGTCGCGCTCAGCGCGTTCGCGGCGATCCCCGCCTGGGTGCTCGGCGGCTTCGACTCCGTCCCGGGCGCCGTCGTGGGCGGGCTGATCATCGGGCTGACCAGCGCGCTGGTCACCGGCTACGAGGGCGACCTCGCGGGCGTCGTCGGCACCGGGTTCGGCGAGGTCGCCCCCTACGTCGTCATGATCGTCGTCCTGCTCGTGCGGCCCTCGGGCCTGCTGGGCAGCAAGGAGGCCGTCCGTGTCTGA
- a CDS encoding branched-chain amino acid ABC transporter permease codes for MSELPRRIGGLVLVLVALALPLVLSDFWLQTGLFVMATAIGAVGLTLLVGVAGQLSLGHAAFAGIGAYVYTWSTGETTTTVSGAGLPPVVGLVLAAAVSALVGAAFSPVAGRLRGIYLGLATLGLVFIVRHLLVNLDQWTGGFTGRSVESFALGGFSFSNSDPDYLAVAGVEFEGLHRLWYLFLVLALVGCWLAGNLRSGRTGRAWANVRDSETAAAAMGIPVARAKASVFVVSSAYAGVAGAMLALAYGRIAPDVFGLTASVDFLVMIVLGGLGSVGGAVVGALFVTALPLVLAEYSGSLPFLAAPGSGGLDPSTASRMVYGLAIIAVLLFLRGGLAGAARRLRHRASRSAPPAAGPAPHDPISTDDVGRPAAVTPSRSKETTR; via the coding sequence GTGTCTGAGCTCCCGCGCCGGATCGGCGGGCTGGTGCTCGTGCTGGTCGCCCTCGCGCTGCCCCTGGTGCTGTCGGACTTCTGGCTGCAGACCGGCCTGTTCGTGATGGCCACGGCCATCGGTGCGGTCGGGCTGACCCTGCTGGTCGGCGTCGCCGGTCAGCTGTCCCTCGGGCATGCCGCCTTCGCCGGGATCGGCGCGTACGTCTACACCTGGTCCACCGGTGAGACGACGACGACGGTCAGCGGCGCCGGGCTCCCCCCGGTGGTCGGGCTGGTGCTCGCCGCGGCGGTGAGCGCGCTGGTGGGGGCGGCCTTCTCACCGGTCGCCGGCCGGCTCCGCGGCATCTACCTGGGGCTGGCCACGCTCGGGCTGGTCTTCATCGTCCGGCACCTGCTGGTCAACCTGGACCAGTGGACCGGCGGGTTCACCGGCCGCTCGGTGGAGTCCTTCGCCCTCGGCGGGTTCAGCTTCAGCAACTCCGACCCGGACTACCTGGCCGTCGCCGGCGTCGAGTTCGAGGGGCTGCACCGGCTCTGGTACCTCTTCCTGGTCCTGGCCCTGGTCGGCTGCTGGCTGGCCGGCAACCTGCGGTCCGGCCGCACCGGTCGGGCGTGGGCGAACGTCCGGGACTCCGAGACGGCCGCGGCGGCGATGGGCATCCCGGTGGCCCGGGCCAAGGCGTCGGTGTTCGTCGTCTCCTCCGCCTACGCCGGGGTGGCCGGCGCGATGCTGGCGCTGGCCTACGGCCGGATCGCCCCCGACGTCTTCGGCCTCACCGCGTCCGTCGACTTCCTGGTGATGATCGTGCTCGGCGGCCTGGGCTCGGTCGGCGGCGCCGTCGTCGGCGCGCTGTTCGTCACCGCCCTGCCGCTGGTGCTCGCCGAGTACAGCGGGTCGCTGCCGTTCCTGGCCGCGCCCGGTTCCGGCGGGCTGGACCCCTCGACGGCGTCCCGGATGGTCTACGGGCTGGCGATCATCGCCGTCCTGCTGTTCCTCCGCGGTGGGCTCGCCGGCGCCGCGCGCCGGCTCCGGCACCGCGCCTCCCGCAGCGCACCACCCGCGGCGGGCCCTGCACCGCACGACCCGATCAGCACCGATGACGTCGGCCGCCCGGCCGCGGTCACCCCATCACGGTCGAAGGAGACCACCCGATGA
- a CDS encoding ABC transporter substrate-binding protein: MTHLPRARALTLAAATALVLAACSTTDPGESSSDAGGSGADEVETGNGVTDDQITVGVLTDLSGPFAAGAAVQVTEFNAYWDQVNADGGVCDRDVVVDVQDHGYDPQKAVTLYRSMAPDVVALQQVLGGPTSAAVLPLAEQDDLYVGGVGWAGSALQYENNQLPGASNAIEAANAIDYMVDELGVAEGSKVGVVYFTGDYGGDALLGAEHAAEERGLEVVAQEITPATTDLSAQASALAQAGVAGVVLAAAPTQFASLAGVLASQGADVPIIGMNPTFNPSLLTTPAADALLANAYSITSVAPYASDAEGVKAANDLYAKADPDGAIGWEVPLAYVQAELLKQSLDGACESGDLTPEGVVAALRESSSVDTQGLLPDGLDYSEVGQSPTTTVYLSKVDANAPAGLALVDELSGPSAESFSYGS; encoded by the coding sequence ATGACGCACCTGCCCCGCGCCCGTGCCCTCACCCTCGCGGCCGCCACCGCGCTGGTGCTGGCCGCCTGCAGCACCACCGACCCGGGCGAGTCGAGCAGTGACGCGGGGGGCTCGGGCGCGGACGAGGTGGAGACCGGCAACGGGGTCACCGACGACCAGATCACCGTCGGCGTCCTCACCGACCTCTCCGGGCCGTTCGCGGCCGGCGCGGCCGTGCAGGTCACCGAGTTCAACGCCTACTGGGACCAGGTCAACGCCGACGGCGGTGTCTGCGACCGGGACGTCGTCGTCGACGTGCAGGACCACGGCTACGACCCGCAGAAGGCGGTGACCCTCTACCGCAGCATGGCGCCCGACGTCGTGGCGCTGCAGCAGGTCCTCGGCGGCCCGACGAGCGCCGCCGTCCTGCCGCTGGCCGAGCAGGACGACCTCTACGTCGGCGGGGTCGGCTGGGCCGGGTCCGCGCTGCAGTACGAGAACAACCAGCTCCCCGGCGCCTCCAACGCGATCGAGGCGGCCAACGCCATCGACTACATGGTCGACGAGCTGGGCGTGGCCGAGGGCTCGAAGGTCGGCGTCGTCTACTTCACCGGCGACTACGGCGGCGACGCCCTGCTCGGCGCCGAGCACGCCGCCGAGGAGCGCGGCCTGGAGGTCGTGGCGCAGGAGATCACCCCGGCGACCACCGACCTCTCCGCGCAGGCGTCCGCGCTGGCGCAGGCCGGCGTCGCCGGCGTCGTGCTGGCCGCCGCGCCCACCCAGTTCGCCTCGCTGGCCGGGGTCCTCGCCTCGCAGGGCGCGGACGTGCCGATCATCGGGATGAACCCCACGTTCAACCCCTCGCTGCTCACCACCCCGGCGGCCGACGCGCTGCTGGCCAACGCCTACAGCATCACCAGCGTCGCGCCGTACGCCTCCGACGCCGAGGGCGTGAAGGCGGCCAACGACCTGTACGCGAAGGCCGACCCCGACGGCGCGATCGGCTGGGAGGTCCCGCTGGCCTACGTGCAGGCCGAGCTGCTCAAGCAGTCGCTGGACGGGGCCTGCGAGTCCGGGGACCTGACCCCGGAGGGCGTCGTCGCCGCGCTGCGCGAGAGCTCCTCGGTCGACACCCAGGGCCTGCTGCCCGACGGCCTGGACTACTCCGAGGTGGGCCAGTCGCCGACCACGACCGTCTACCTGTCCAAGGTCGACGCGAACGCGCCGGCCGGGCTCGCGCTGGTGGACGAGCTCAGCGGTCCCAGCGCGGAGTCCTTCTCCTACGGGAGCTGA
- a CDS encoding class I adenylate-forming enzyme family protein, producing the protein MPALVVSELRAPAAGPAEGVLGDVLRRAVGRGPTDLLLSSPGTGETWTAAELLADAEAVAAGLLARHDPGARIATCLGNGPAPVLVQLGVALAGMTLVPVNPRSRPAEVEHALRLSGAVLAIAAEEVAGNPVADLCAAVDGVEVLRVGTDWRAALPWAAPGGLPVVEPQSLAQVQFTSGTTGRAKGVRITHAGMVATGAAFAERLGPTAGRVWCNPMPLFHTAGNVLGVVGALSAGAEHVVLPFAPEPVLQALEQRRVSMLSAAPTLLDLLAAAGPPPLPDLRVLFTGGMTVTPAFVDRVEQVFGARLSITFGMTETCGAVLQTSPEDPDPVRRETVGAPLAGTDVRIAGPDGDVVPPGTPGELWVRGARITRGYLDDPVATAEAIDPDGWLHTGDLAEMSPAGACRVVGRLKDMIKTGGENVSPVEVEEVLVEHPDVARAAVVGVPDPRWGELVVAFVVPAGERDPSPAELTAHCRDRLSPFKVPRSWRVVDELPMTASAKVQRAELRRIAAAT; encoded by the coding sequence GTGCCCGCACTCGTGGTGAGCGAGCTGCGGGCGCCGGCCGCCGGCCCGGCGGAGGGCGTCCTCGGGGACGTCCTCCGCCGGGCCGTCGGGCGTGGGCCCACCGACCTGCTGCTGTCCAGCCCGGGCACCGGGGAGACCTGGACGGCGGCCGAGCTGCTGGCCGACGCCGAGGCGGTCGCCGCCGGGCTGCTCGCCCGGCACGACCCCGGCGCCCGGATCGCCACCTGCCTGGGCAACGGGCCCGCGCCGGTGCTGGTCCAGCTCGGGGTCGCGCTGGCCGGCATGACGCTGGTCCCGGTCAACCCGCGGTCCCGGCCGGCCGAGGTCGAGCACGCGCTGCGGCTCTCCGGCGCCGTGCTCGCGATCGCCGCCGAGGAGGTGGCGGGCAACCCGGTGGCCGACCTGTGCGCCGCCGTCGACGGCGTCGAGGTGCTGCGCGTCGGCACCGACTGGCGGGCGGCGCTGCCGTGGGCGGCACCCGGCGGGCTGCCCGTCGTCGAGCCGCAGTCGCTGGCCCAGGTGCAGTTCACCTCCGGGACGACCGGGCGGGCCAAGGGCGTGCGGATCACCCACGCCGGGATGGTCGCGACCGGGGCGGCGTTCGCCGAGCGGCTGGGCCCGACCGCCGGGCGGGTGTGGTGCAACCCGATGCCGCTCTTCCACACCGCGGGCAACGTGCTCGGCGTCGTGGGCGCGCTCAGCGCGGGCGCCGAGCACGTGGTGCTGCCCTTCGCGCCGGAGCCGGTGCTGCAGGCGCTCGAGCAGCGCCGGGTGAGCATGCTGTCGGCCGCGCCGACGCTGCTGGACCTGCTGGCCGCCGCCGGCCCGCCGCCGCTGCCGGACCTGCGGGTGCTGTTCACCGGCGGGATGACGGTGACGCCGGCGTTCGTCGACCGGGTGGAGCAGGTGTTCGGCGCCCGGCTGTCGATCACCTTCGGCATGACCGAGACCTGCGGTGCGGTGCTGCAGACCTCGCCGGAGGACCCCGACCCGGTGCGCCGGGAGACCGTCGGCGCGCCGCTGGCCGGCACCGACGTCCGGATCGCCGGCCCGGACGGCGACGTCGTCCCCCCGGGGACGCCCGGGGAGCTGTGGGTGCGCGGCGCGCGGATCACCCGGGGGTACCTCGACGACCCGGTCGCCACCGCCGAGGCGATCGACCCCGACGGCTGGCTGCACACCGGTGACCTCGCGGAGATGTCCCCGGCCGGCGCCTGCCGGGTGGTCGGCCGGCTCAAGGACATGATCAAGACCGGGGGTGAGAACGTGTCGCCCGTGGAGGTCGAGGAGGTGCTGGTCGAGCACCCGGACGTCGCCCGGGCCGCGGTGGTCGGCGTGCCGGACCCGCGGTGGGGCGAGCTGGTGGTGGCCTTCGTCGTCCCGGCGGGGGAGCGGGACCCCAGCCCGGCGGAGCTGACCGCGCACTGCCGGGACCGGCTGTCGCCGTTCAAGGTGCCCCGGTCCTGGCGGGTCGTCGACGAGCTGCCGATGACCGCGTCGGCGAAGGTCCAGCGCGCCGAGCTGCGGCGGATCGCTGCGGCGACGTGA
- a CDS encoding TIGR03084 family metal-binding protein, protein MIAGLLADLADEGAALETVLSGLAPADWGRPTPAAGWTVAAQVAHLAWTDEVALLAATDPAAFAALPADGGDRGASAADAVPAAELLDRWRTGRRRLADALVAAPPGVRLPWFGPPMSVPSMATARLMETWAHGVDVRDALGLPVEESRRLDHVAHLGVRTRGFAFTAHGLPAPEAPVRVELTRGDGSRWSAGPEDAGQRVTGPLLDFCLRVVQRRPRAALRLVAVGPDADRWLDVAQAFAGAPGRGSEA, encoded by the coding sequence GTGATCGCCGGGCTGCTGGCCGACCTGGCCGACGAGGGCGCGGCGCTGGAGACGGTGCTGAGCGGGCTGGCCCCGGCCGACTGGGGCCGCCCCACCCCCGCCGCCGGGTGGACCGTCGCCGCCCAGGTGGCGCACCTGGCCTGGACCGACGAGGTGGCCCTGCTCGCGGCCACCGACCCGGCGGCCTTCGCCGCCCTGCCGGCCGACGGTGGCGACCGCGGGGCCTCCGCGGCGGACGCCGTCCCGGCTGCGGAGCTGCTGGACCGGTGGCGCACCGGCCGGCGGCGGCTGGCCGATGCGCTGGTCGCCGCCCCTCCCGGCGTCCGGCTGCCCTGGTTCGGGCCGCCGATGAGCGTCCCGTCGATGGCGACCGCCCGGTTGATGGAGACCTGGGCGCACGGCGTCGACGTCCGGGACGCGCTCGGCCTGCCGGTGGAGGAGTCCCGGCGGCTGGACCACGTCGCCCACCTCGGCGTCCGCACCCGGGGCTTCGCGTTCACCGCGCACGGGCTGCCCGCGCCGGAGGCGCCGGTCCGGGTGGAGCTGACCCGCGGCGACGGCTCGCGCTGGTCGGCCGGCCCGGAGGACGCCGGGCAGCGGGTCACCGGACCGCTGCTGGACTTCTGCCTGCGGGTGGTGCAGCGCCGGCCGCGCGCGGCGCTGCGGCTGGTCGCCGTCGGCCCGGACGCCGACCGGTGGCTGGACGTCGCGCAGGCCTTCGCCGGCGCACCGGGGCGCGGCAGCGAGGCCTGA
- a CDS encoding NIPSNAP family protein, translated as MTTVQLRRYDVEPGRMADFLAWFPGLAPVRAQYGFRLLFAYADEANDTFTWAVEHDADEAGFREVEATYNASPERAAVFETFPACITDMQIGFVRPVL; from the coding sequence ATGACCACCGTGCAGCTGCGCCGCTACGACGTCGAACCCGGCCGGATGGCCGACTTCCTCGCCTGGTTCCCGGGCCTGGCCCCGGTCCGCGCGCAGTACGGCTTCCGGTTGCTGTTCGCCTACGCCGACGAGGCCAACGACACCTTCACCTGGGCGGTCGAGCACGACGCCGACGAGGCCGGGTTCCGCGAGGTCGAGGCCACCTACAACGCCTCCCCGGAGCGTGCCGCGGTGTTCGAGACCTTCCCGGCGTGCATCACCGACATGCAGATCGGCTTCGTCCGCCCGGTGCTGTGA